A single genomic interval of Sulfurimonas sp. C5 harbors:
- a CDS encoding c-type cytochrome, giving the protein MKTLLKTIIGLGILGAVALNADANFAKCTACHGANGEKHALGKSQVIKGWKAEKTLAALKGYKEGTYGGAMKGVMKGQVNKLSEADMKALAKYIEGLK; this is encoded by the coding sequence ATGAAAACTTTATTAAAAACAATCATCGGTTTAGGAATCTTAGGTGCGGTAGCTTTAAATGCGGATGCTAACTTTGCAAAATGTACAGCATGTCACGGTGCAAATGGTGAGAAACATGCTTTAGGGAAATCACAAGTAATTAAAGGTTGGAAAGCAGAAAAAACTCTTGCTGCTCTTAAAGGATATAAAGAAGGTACATACGGCGGTGCAATGAAAGGTGTAATGAAAGGTCAGGTAAACAAATTAAGTGAAGCTGACATGAAAGCACTTGCAAAATATATAGAGGGTTTAAAATAA
- a CDS encoding HAMP domain-containing sensor histidine kinase has protein sequence MSVLKNLDINLSSSAKKTLQNFLLLYSFLTIIITGLGVYLYYSSQKEIYNQEQLVALNDYANELTSKLKELQKDTTNQLVYPWDKKFKTTLYDKDYKLLYSTKDNPTLDLSQLQMTQNMIARYLKNSDEYYLGAQYIIVEIAEDKSFEITLIRTIVLFGTIFLIFMLTVGYFLLTLLLKPMKDTLFLLDRFIKDTTHELNTPVSTILTNVELLQTQEQNKFSQKVISRIEIGAKTLSNIYDDLTFLILKHKLISQDEKLLLNELLDERVEYFKVQANMKNIEINKNYQEEFYLNIDRKKITKVIDNLLSNAIKYNTINGTIDITLKKKSLIIKDSGIGIAKENLENLFTRYARFTNTTGGFGIGLHIVKSILDEYGFSINVDSVKDEYTAFIIRF, from the coding sequence TTGTCAGTATTAAAAAATCTGGATATAAATTTATCTTCTAGTGCCAAAAAAACTTTACAAAACTTTTTACTACTTTATAGTTTTTTAACGATTATTATTACTGGTTTAGGAGTTTATCTTTACTATAGTTCACAAAAAGAGATATATAATCAGGAACAGTTGGTTGCTTTAAATGATTATGCGAATGAATTAACATCAAAACTAAAAGAGCTTCAAAAAGACACTACAAATCAACTCGTTTACCCTTGGGATAAAAAGTTTAAAACAACTCTTTACGATAAAGATTATAAACTTTTGTATTCAACAAAAGATAATCCTACCCTTGATCTCAGTCAACTGCAGATGACACAAAATATGATAGCACGCTATTTGAAAAACAGTGATGAATACTATTTGGGAGCTCAGTATATTATAGTTGAAATAGCAGAGGATAAAAGTTTCGAGATAACTTTAATTCGTACAATCGTTTTATTTGGAACTATATTTTTAATATTTATGCTTACAGTAGGATACTTTTTACTTACCCTTTTACTAAAACCCATGAAAGATACACTATTTTTACTTGATAGGTTCATTAAAGATACGACACATGAGTTAAACACACCGGTGAGTACTATATTGACAAATGTTGAACTTCTTCAAACACAAGAGCAAAATAAATTCTCTCAAAAAGTGATAAGCAGAATTGAGATAGGGGCAAAAACACTTTCCAATATTTACGATGATCTTACTTTTTTAATACTCAAACATAAACTTATCTCTCAAGATGAAAAACTTCTATTGAATGAACTCTTAGATGAAAGGGTGGAGTATTTTAAAGTACAAGCAAATATGAAAAATATTGAAATCAATAAAAACTATCAAGAGGAGTTTTACCTTAATATCGATAGGAAAAAAATAACAAAAGTGATTGACAATCTTCTTTCAAATGCTATTAAATACAATACTATTAATGGGACAATAGATATCACGCTAAAGAAAAAGAGTTTAATTATAAAAGATAGTGGCATAGGGATAGCTAAAGAGAACTTGGAGAACTTGTTTACAAGGTATGCTAGATTTACAAATACAACTGGTGGATTTGGGATAGGACTTCATATTGTTAAATCTATTTTAGATGAGTACGGCTTTAGTATAAATGTCGATTCTGTTAAAGATGAATATACTGCTTTTATTATTAGGTTTTAA
- a CDS encoding response regulator transcription factor: MKKILLLEDDMALHETVKDFLESLEYEVISSYDGLDASEKAYENNFDLLLLDVNVPKLNGFELLHEIRDRENQTPAIFITSLNGIADIESGYDSGCDDYIKKPFALKELQLRVETLLKREFYHKKSDELVLPNGCSFDTNNDTLKQNGTIMSLANKELELLKLFLQHKNELVSHEVIESRLWEYDEESSESAVRTYIKHLRQILGKDTIVSIKKSGYKFIF, encoded by the coding sequence ATGAAAAAAATATTACTCCTCGAAGATGATATGGCATTACATGAAACTGTTAAAGATTTTTTAGAATCACTAGAGTATGAAGTGATAAGCAGTTATGACGGCTTGGATGCCAGCGAAAAAGCATATGAAAATAATTTCGATCTACTGCTACTTGATGTTAATGTACCTAAACTAAACGGTTTTGAACTTTTACATGAGATAAGAGACAGAGAGAACCAAACACCCGCAATCTTTATTACATCCCTTAACGGTATAGCAGATATCGAAAGCGGGTATGACAGTGGATGCGATGATTATATAAAAAAACCGTTTGCACTCAAAGAGTTACAACTGAGAGTTGAAACACTTTTAAAAAGGGAGTTTTACCATAAAAAAAGTGATGAGTTAGTGCTACCTAACGGATGCAGTTTTGATACAAACAATGACACTTTAAAACAAAACGGTACAATCATGTCATTGGCCAATAAAGAGTTGGAACTTTTAAAACTTTTTTTACAACATAAAAATGAGTTAGTGAGTCACGAAGTAATTGAAAGCAGACTTTGGGAATATGATGAAGAAAGCAGCGAAAGTGCTGTTCGGACTTACATAAAACATCTGCGTCAAATTTTAGGAAAGGATACGATTGTCAGTATTAAAAAATCTGGATATAAATTTATCTTCTAG
- a CDS encoding multiheme c-type cytochrome, with translation MRFFLIFLLTVTYSFGATVVKVDERYQDSTKCQTCHKRIVNEWKNSWHAKSHFQNDEYFRKSMEYVSRKTRKSLNSVKIECATCHNPRITVTKTTQDYEIAAVMGLSKGSKVDKAVNDDSIDEGINCVVCHNVDKIHDEYDEKKRGMDRVEWTPSGTMTGPYSDAKSPYHKTIHHDFMDKTPNRLCFVCHANDRSTRGLVFTNMEKEYKGEQACVECHMGPRKQDVAATFSFNGEKKIRTVRNHGFMGAHFESMWEGALSLSIENKNRDILVTIANPQPHNIPSGFGGRELILDITYKDNKGEVIDTKTISLTTKYTRKREKPSTPHMAKAQSKDMSIPAKGSKTLRIEKIKGTKSVDVKLSYKLVNDEVKGLLDLEDPIWSKKFPITQTTIKVL, from the coding sequence ATGAGATTTTTTCTAATTTTTTTACTAACGGTTACTTATAGTTTTGGTGCTACAGTTGTTAAAGTAGATGAGAGATATCAAGATTCTACAAAATGTCAAACGTGTCATAAAAGAATCGTAAACGAGTGGAAAAACTCGTGGCATGCAAAAAGTCATTTCCAAAATGATGAGTACTTTAGAAAAAGTATGGAGTATGTTAGTAGAAAAACAAGAAAAAGTTTAAACAGTGTTAAAATTGAATGTGCAACTTGTCACAATCCTAGAATCACAGTTACAAAAACGACGCAAGACTATGAAATAGCTGCTGTTATGGGCCTTAGCAAAGGAAGTAAAGTAGATAAAGCAGTCAATGATGATTCTATTGATGAAGGGATTAACTGTGTTGTTTGTCACAACGTGGATAAAATCCATGATGAATATGATGAGAAAAAAAGAGGTATGGATAGAGTTGAATGGACACCGTCTGGAACAATGACAGGACCTTACAGTGATGCTAAATCACCATACCATAAAACTATACACCACGATTTTATGGATAAAACACCAAACAGACTCTGTTTTGTCTGTCATGCTAATGACAGAAGCACAAGAGGCTTAGTATTTACAAATATGGAAAAAGAATACAAAGGCGAACAAGCATGTGTAGAATGCCATATGGGTCCTAGAAAACAAGATGTTGCTGCAACGTTTAGTTTTAATGGTGAGAAAAAGATAAGAACAGTAAGAAACCATGGTTTTATGGGTGCTCATTTTGAATCTATGTGGGAAGGTGCTTTATCACTATCAATTGAAAATAAAAATAGAGATATTCTTGTAACTATTGCAAATCCTCAACCTCATAATATCCCAAGCGGTTTTGGCGGACGAGAATTGATTTTAGATATAACGTATAAAGATAACAAAGGTGAGGTTATTGATACGAAAACAATCTCTTTAACAACAAAATATACAAGAAAAAGAGAAAAACCTAGTACACCTCATATGGCAAAAGCTCAATCAAAAGATATGAGCATTCCTGCTAAGGGTTCTAAAACTCTTAGAATAGAGAAGATAAAAGGGACAAAAAGCGTAGATGTAAAACTTAGTTATAAATTGGTGAATGATGAAGTAAAAGGACTTCTTGACTTAGAAGACCCAATCTGGAGTAAAAAATTCCCAATTACGCAAACTACTATTAAAGTACTATAA
- the argF gene encoding ornithine carbamoyltransferase → MRHFLTLKDFSKEEILEIIDLGLSIKKNLKNGIYNKELEHKTLAMIFEKSSTRTRVSFETGMFQLGGHALFLSNRDIHLGRGEPVKDTARVISRMCDMVMIRTFEHSMIEEFAKCSQVPVINGLTDSYHPVQLLADYMTIIEYGMEKDLVVAYVGDGNNMTHSWLMLAAKLGFELRIATPKGYEVDSDVLKDAYELAKESGAVIKVSNDPKEAITGATVVTTDTWASMGQEDEKEERIKAFQGYIVDGLMMCLAQKGAKFLHCLPAYRGQEVSEEVLEEHSDIVFSEAENRLHAQKGLMVWLDKHRG, encoded by the coding sequence ATGAGACATTTTTTAACACTAAAAGACTTTAGTAAAGAAGAAATATTAGAGATTATTGATCTAGGTCTTAGTATTAAAAAAAATCTGAAAAATGGTATTTACAATAAAGAATTAGAGCATAAAACCTTAGCAATGATCTTTGAAAAAAGTTCGACAAGAACAAGAGTTAGTTTTGAAACTGGAATGTTTCAACTCGGCGGACATGCACTCTTCTTATCAAATCGTGATATCCATTTAGGACGTGGTGAGCCTGTAAAAGATACGGCTCGTGTTATCAGTAGAATGTGTGATATGGTAATGATTAGAACATTTGAGCACTCGATGATCGAAGAGTTTGCAAAATGTTCACAGGTTCCGGTAATTAACGGATTGACTGACTCGTATCACCCTGTACAATTATTAGCGGATTATATGACTATTATCGAATACGGTATGGAAAAAGATTTGGTAGTTGCGTATGTAGGTGATGGAAACAACATGACTCATTCATGGTTAATGCTTGCAGCAAAGCTTGGATTTGAGCTTCGTATTGCAACGCCAAAAGGGTATGAAGTAGATAGTGATGTACTAAAAGACGCATATGAACTTGCTAAAGAGAGCGGTGCAGTTATTAAAGTAAGTAATGATCCAAAAGAAGCTATTACAGGTGCAACAGTAGTGACAACTGACACTTGGGCTTCAATGGGACAAGAAGATGAAAAAGAGGAGCGTATTAAAGCTTTTCAAGGTTATATTGTAGACGGTTTAATGATGTGCTTAGCTCAAAAAGGTGCAAAATTTTTACATTGTTTACCTGCGTATCGCGGGCAAGAAGTGAGTGAAGAGGTATTAGAAGAGCACAGTGATATTGTTTTCAGCGAAGCTGAGAATAGATTGCATGCTCAAAAAGGACTTATGGTCTGGCTAGATAAACACAGAGGATAA